One region of Eupeodes corollae chromosome 1, idEupCoro1.1, whole genome shotgun sequence genomic DNA includes:
- the LOC129940293 gene encoding uncharacterized protein LOC129940293: MSSNLTQVKDILSLSLAGKDVLDNYNSNKALTHRQQRQIVQLVIEYYGHKSQRLSTSQLDSIARDIASTFHREDKSTYFIPKSSTYAHPTGILYNAYHNFNRGKTKYRPTSSTIKQDPSSSLPAPEISEEEFEQFKQYLKFNDRPWEIVQEKWEKTAPYRLKEIRQISDKNSLSILNEWPLYKHSGSYLLINIDFQSVHNFAYNKLFLKHIEVNNLLLKYYQSDGGLRNREYKKQLPEICLLDENSRTFPLFNFLSTVITPKQYIKCPGKPGWKVNIKDSEKSFVLRCSQENDILSQVEVEKKKCLEYKIPYQPSIIAVGESLLSKTDFYIYFDGSLLKFNNFISCLDTCFKIFHVFDLEYPKQSLLIWTFIQTYIYEIDVDSSKKFASLARFINNLKKLSS; the protein is encoded by the exons ATGTCATCGAATTTAACT cAAGTCAAGGACATTTTATCGTTGTCCTTAGCTGGAAAGGATGTCTTAGATAACTATAACTCCAACAAAGCACTTACCCATCGTCAACAAAGGCAGATTGTTCAACTAGTTATCGAGTATTATGGCCACAAATCTCAAAGACTAAGTACATCACAATTGGACAGTATAGCAAGGGACATCGCTTCAACATTTCATAGAGAGGATAAG TCAACATATTTCATTCCGAAAAGTTCAACATACGCCCATCCCACTGGCATTCTATACAACGCGTATCATAATTTCAATAGAGGCAAAACTAAGTATAGACCAACTTCATCCACAATCAAACAAGATCCTTCATCTAGTTTACCAGCTCCAGAAATCAGTGAAGAAGAGTTCGAACAATTCaaacaatatctaaaatttaatGATCGTCCATGGGAAATTGTTCAGGAAAAATGGGAAAAGACAGCCCCCTATAGACTGAAGGAAATACGACAAATCAGCGATAAAAACAGTTTAAGCATTTTGAACGAATGGCCATTGTATAAACATTCCGGTTCATATTTATTG ATAAATATAGACTTTCAATCAGTCCACAATTTTGCGTacaacaaattgtttttgaaacacattgaagttaataatttgcttttgaaatattatcaaTCAGACGGAGGATTAAGGAATAGAGAGTACAAGAAACAGCTTCCTGAAATATGTCTGCTAGATGAAA ACTCCAGAACATTTCCGTTATTCAATTTTCTAAGTACTGTAATAACACCAAAGCAATATATCAAATGTCCTGGAAAACCTGGTTGGAAGGTGAACATCAAGGACAGTGAAAAATCATTTGTGTTACGTTGTTCTCAAGAAAATGACATCTTAAGTCAAGTTGAAGTTGAAAAGAAGAAGTGTTTGGAATATAAAATACCCTACCAACCTTCTATCATTGCTGTGGGTGAAAGTCTTCTAAGCAAAACGGATTTCTATATATATTTTGACGGATcgctattaaaatttaataattttatttcatgctTAGACAcatgctttaaaatatttcatgtttttgatTTGGAATATCCAAAACAATCTTTACTTATTTGGACTTTCATTCAAACATATATTTACGAAATAGATGTTGATTCTTCTAAGAAGTTTGCATCGTTAGCAAGGTTTATAAATAACTTGAAAAAACTTAGTTCATaa